Proteins found in one Oncorhynchus mykiss isolate Arlee chromosome 17, USDA_OmykA_1.1, whole genome shotgun sequence genomic segment:
- the LOC110518551 gene encoding CREB3 regulatory factor — protein sequence MNGMEPAFGEAYGSRGCLLSPYSLAVSPLGGRTEYDQSVLLMLGSPATPRKRPFELLSDLVDDGGFGEELHVERWDVSALDDITRYTKLGLGGELASTEDAVLMGRWSGTREEEEEERRKRKAQAIAQQQTSHVTTMMVTHLHGNGITMTPDPCLGHAQRGRVVREQVGLDVTMAMERVTEKGGQDGGMRVPTVEVYQVAEEEEVAAAVLAAAEVVAAVTETSGILPGGEEEEREEQEEVLEEEEEEEEEEEEGEDGAGDETAVEAELSSSSETEFEVEPERGGGPGERPQKRRCFWEYRHAHARDSGRQKKTGGEVRWSLSWSSSTLPSTLYRREGKKGRRKARKTDASDLTPNPVKLTNIGEQLQKLNATIDGMGPVNDLPVVARARSRKEKNKLASRACRLKKKAQHEANKIKLWGLNQEYENLLGALLRIKEVIGQRVEHSGEEVDKDERGMTQRLEDILKESSGPLVAGRTKEFVQRILEVSGGGLTKAGAKGKDTQTPPAPGEETAA from the exons ATGAATGGGATGGAGCCTGCGTTTGGCGAGGCGTATGGGAGCCGTGGCTGTCTCCTCAGCCCCTACTCCCTGGCTGTCTCCCCTCTAGGGGGCAGGACCGAATATGACCAG aGCGTGCTCCTGATGCTGGGCTCTCCAGCGACGCCGCGGAAACGGCCCTTCGAGTTGCTAAGCGACCTGGTGGACGACGGGGGCTTCGGCGAGGAGCTGCACGTGGAGCGTTGGGACGTGTCGGCGCTGGATGACATCACGCGCTACACCAAGCTGGGCCTCGGGGGGGAGCTGGCGAGCACCGAGGACGCCGTGCTGATGGGCCGTTGGAGCGGGACccgggaggaagaggaggaggagaggaggaagaggaaggcacAGGCCATAGCTCAGCAGCAGACATCACATGTAACCACGATGATGGTAACGCATCTCCATGGAAACGGCATCACAATGACCCCCGACCCCTGTCTAGGCCACGCCCAGAGAGGCAGGGTGGTCAGAGAGCAGGTGGGACTTGATGTTACCATGGCGATGGAAAGGGTGACAGAAAAAGGAGGACAGGATGGGGGGATGAGGGTTCCTACGGTGGAGGTGTACCAggtggcagaggaggaggaggttgccGCAGCTGTGTTGGCAGCGGCGGAAGTCGTTGCCGCGGTGACGGAGACGTCTGGGATTCTTCCGGGGGG ggaggaggaggagagggaagaacaAGAAGAggtattggaggaggaggaggaggaggaagaagaggaggaggaaggggaggacggAGCAGGGGATGAGACTGCGGTGGAAGCAGAATTGTCCAGCTCGTCAGAAACAGAATTTG AGGTGGAACCAGAGCGGGGGGGTGGTCCAGGGGAACGGCCCCAGAAGAGAAGGTGTTTCTGGGAGTACCGCCACGCTCACGCACGGGACTCTGGGAGACAGAAGAAGACTGGAGGGGAGGTCCGATGGTCCCTCTCCTGGAGCTCTAGCACCCTACCTAGTACCCTATACCGCAGAGAGG gAAAGAAAGGAAGGCGCAAAGCGAGGAAGACGGACGCCAGcgacctgacccctaaccctgtgAAGCTCACAAACATCGGCGAACAGCTGCAGAAACTCAACGCCACCATAGATGGGATGGGTCCTGTTAACGACCTGCCTGTTGTGGCCAGGGCACGCTCACGCAAAGAGAAGAACAAACTAGCTTCCag GGCCTGTCGGTTGAAGAAGAAAGCGCAACACGAAGCCAACAAGATCAAGCTGTGGGGACTCAACCAGGAGTACG agaaccTTTTGGGGGCGTTGCTGAGGATCAAGGAGGTGATTGGTCAGAGGGTGGAGCACAGCGGAGAGGAGGTGGACAAAGATGAACGAGGGATGACCCAGAGACTGGAGGACATACTGAAAGAGTCCAGtg GTCCTCTAGTGGCTGGACGGACCAAAGAGTTTGTCCAGAGGATCCTGGAGGTGAGTGGAGGGGGGCTGACCAAGGCTGGGGCCAAGGGCAAAGACACACAGACCCCCCCTGCACCGGGAGAGGAGACAGCTGCCTAA